The following proteins come from a genomic window of Flavobacteriales bacterium:
- the recG gene encoding ATP-dependent DNA helicase RecG — protein MKPFLETSIEFLSGVGPERAKLLREEFGIRTYGDLLHHFPFRYVDRTKFHQINSIESDEADIQLLGRINSVKMVGQNRGQRLVAEFTDGTGVIELVWFKGIKWIKPKLQSGIDYVVFGKPTRYKGKFNMAHPEFETLEAQQKRVSNALQAVYPSTEKAKAKNLDSKGIARLMNALVSQLPGQGHISELYGAEFRQAHHLVPREEAFINVHFPQDAETLRKARYRLKFDELFFIQLRLLKLKLINQTKFKGAVFAEVGEMVNRFYSECLPFDLTNAQKRVIREIRHDLGSGRQMSRLVQGDVGSGKTIVALMSMLLAVDNGYQAALMAPTEILAEQHFATISKFLEKLNLHIALLTGSTKTAERKILHERLMSGEIHLLIGTHTLIEDAVQFGKLGLVVIDEQHRFGVQQRAKLWLKGSTEHEVPHMLIMTATPIPRTLAMTVYGDLDTSVIDELPPGRKPIKTLHRFDSARQKVFDFMRQEIAHGRQIYVVYPLISESEKLDFKHLEDGYESIVRDFPQPKYQVSILHGQMKAEQKDYEMQRFKEGKTHIMVSTTVIEVGVDVPNASVMVIESAERFGLSQLHQLRGRVGRGAEQSYCILMTGYALGQEARTRMETMVRTNDGFEIAEVDMKLRGPGDIQGTMQSGKPIFQITNLSKDGQILAAARNAAIDLLKDDPELEKRENALTKHHLIQEMKDRPNWARVS, from the coding sequence GTGAAACCGTTTCTCGAAACATCCATCGAGTTCCTTTCGGGCGTTGGGCCCGAACGTGCCAAGTTGCTGCGCGAGGAGTTCGGTATTCGCACTTACGGTGATCTGCTGCACCATTTCCCATTCCGATATGTGGATCGGACAAAGTTTCATCAGATCAATAGTATTGAGAGCGATGAGGCGGATATTCAATTGCTGGGAAGGATCAATTCGGTAAAAATGGTGGGGCAGAACCGAGGCCAGCGGTTGGTTGCGGAGTTTACCGATGGCACAGGCGTGATCGAACTGGTCTGGTTCAAAGGCATCAAATGGATAAAGCCGAAACTTCAGTCGGGAATCGACTATGTGGTTTTCGGCAAACCGACCCGATACAAAGGCAAGTTCAATATGGCGCATCCTGAGTTTGAGACGTTGGAAGCGCAACAGAAGCGGGTTTCCAATGCCTTGCAGGCGGTATATCCTTCCACCGAAAAGGCCAAAGCCAAGAATTTGGACAGCAAAGGCATCGCGCGGTTGATGAATGCGCTGGTGAGCCAATTGCCAGGGCAGGGACACATTTCGGAACTGTACGGAGCGGAGTTCCGACAGGCGCATCATCTTGTTCCACGCGAAGAGGCGTTCATCAATGTGCATTTCCCGCAAGATGCGGAAACCTTGCGAAAGGCGCGTTACCGCCTCAAGTTCGATGAGCTGTTCTTCATTCAATTGCGGTTGCTGAAGTTGAAACTCATCAACCAGACCAAATTCAAAGGGGCGGTTTTTGCTGAGGTGGGCGAAATGGTGAACCGTTTCTACTCAGAGTGTTTGCCGTTCGACCTGACCAACGCGCAGAAACGCGTTATCCGAGAAATACGCCACGACCTCGGTTCGGGCAGGCAGATGAGCCGCTTGGTGCAAGGCGATGTGGGCAGCGGCAAGACCATTGTGGCGCTCATGTCCATGCTGCTGGCGGTGGACAACGGCTACCAGGCTGCGCTGATGGCACCGACCGAAATTCTGGCCGAGCAGCATTTTGCCACCATCAGTAAGTTTTTGGAGAAGCTGAATCTGCACATCGCGCTGCTTACGGGTTCTACCAAAACAGCCGAACGGAAAATCCTTCATGAGCGGTTGATGTCGGGTGAAATCCATCTTCTTATCGGTACGCATACGTTGATCGAAGATGCCGTGCAGTTCGGGAAACTGGGATTGGTGGTGATTGATGAGCAGCACCGTTTTGGCGTGCAGCAACGCGCCAAACTGTGGCTCAAAGGGAGTACAGAGCATGAAGTGCCGCACATGCTTATCATGACGGCAACGCCCATTCCGCGTACGCTGGCCATGACGGTTTATGGCGACCTCGACACCTCAGTAATTGATGAACTCCCGCCAGGAAGAAAACCCATTAAAACGCTGCATCGGTTCGATTCGGCACGGCAAAAAGTGTTCGATTTCATGCGGCAGGAAATTGCCCATGGCCGCCAGATCTATGTGGTCTATCCGCTCATCAGCGAGAGCGAAAAACTGGACTTCAAGCATTTGGAGGACGGCTACGAGTCCATCGTGCGCGATTTCCCGCAGCCGAAGTACCAAGTGAGTATTCTGCATGGGCAGATGAAGGCCGAGCAGAAGGATTACGAGATGCAGCGGTTCAAGGAAGGCAAGACGCACATCATGGTCAGCACCACGGTAATTGAGGTGGGCGTGGATGTGCCCAATGCCTCGGTGATGGTGATAGAGAGTGCCGAACGCTTTGGGCTTTCGCAGTTGCATCAGCTACGCGGAAGAGTTGGCCGTGGGGCAGAGCAGAGCTACTGCATCCTGATGACGGGTTATGCATTGGGACAGGAAGCGCGCACCAGAATGGAAACCATGGTGCGCACCAACGATGGTTTCGAGATTGCGGAGGTGGACATGAAGCTCCGCGGGCCAGGCGATATTCAGGGAACGATGCAGAGCGGTAAGCCG
- a CDS encoding periplasmic heavy metal sensor gives MKKLMATLGVLTLLVGTGFAQDKTQAVGSHPQQRFERGGKQEKMMAEIPNLTEEQKTQIKAIRDENRKRMEPQRKEMKSIHEKLAELKKAEQPNMQEINQLIDKSAVIKAEMEKSRTMSEMKVRGVLTPEQVKVMDQKMQERKDMREKQHMERKQMQAPK, from the coding sequence ATGAAAAAGTTAATGGCAACATTGGGTGTTCTGACCCTTCTGGTAGGCACAGGTTTCGCACAGGACAAGACGCAGGCGGTGGGTTCGCACCCTCAGCAACGATTTGAGCGAGGTGGAAAACAGGAAAAGATGATGGCGGAGATTCCGAACCTGACCGAGGAACAGAAAACGCAGATCAAAGCGATTCGCGATGAGAACCGCAAGCGAATGGAACCGCAACGAAAGGAAATGAAGAGCATCCATGAGAAGTTGGCTGAACTGAAAAAGGCAGAACAGCCCAACATGCAGGAGATCAACCAACTGATTGACAAATCAGCGGTTATCAAGGCTGAAATGGAAAAGTCACGGACCATGTCTGAAATGAAAGTGCGAGGCGTGCTTACGCCAGAGCAGGTGAAAGTGATGGATCAGAAGATGCAGGAGCGAAAGGACATGCGCGAAAAACAGCACATGGAGCGCAAGCAGATGCAGGCACCGAAATGA